In bacterium, a single genomic region encodes these proteins:
- a CDS encoding MFS transporter, protein MKDPAKTDVAAPSGGFRNVVRLGWVSMLTDVSSEMLYAITPLFITQILGASVGIVGVIEGLAEGTASVLKGLSGWHSDRIRKRKAFVFAGYSLSAIAKPLIALAAGWPLVLLARFLDRFGKGVRTSARDALIADSTVPEERGRAFGLHRAMDTAGALVGVAISLGLLLILKGSETESTAFRQLYWLAFLPAVIGVLLIFAVKEIPPKKSAADGKKRVLDLRFGREYYVTLMLFSVFTLGNSSDVFLLLKARNAGWTAEAVIGAYLCYNASYSLLSYPIGKRADRMPKGTLLGYGLLVFALVYMGFAWMPSAWMIWPLFLVYGIYIALTEGVSKALIANLVPSEARGTAIGLFYMVTGLLAVVASIAAGLLWDHVSSAAPFYLGAAMALLAGVGFLVWQKRAAREDVRLEA, encoded by the coding sequence ATGAAAGATCCGGCCAAGACGGATGTGGCAGCACCCTCGGGAGGATTCCGCAATGTGGTGCGGCTCGGCTGGGTGAGCATGCTCACCGACGTGTCGAGCGAAATGCTGTATGCGATTACCCCGCTGTTTATCACGCAGATTCTGGGCGCGTCGGTGGGAATCGTGGGCGTGATTGAAGGGCTTGCCGAAGGTACGGCCAGCGTGCTGAAGGGACTTTCCGGCTGGCATTCGGACCGGATCCGAAAGCGCAAGGCCTTTGTGTTTGCGGGTTATTCTTTGTCCGCCATTGCCAAGCCGCTGATTGCGTTGGCGGCGGGCTGGCCGCTGGTGTTGCTGGCGCGCTTTCTGGACCGTTTCGGCAAGGGGGTGCGCACATCGGCGCGCGATGCCCTGATTGCCGATTCTACCGTGCCTGAAGAGCGCGGCAGGGCCTTTGGATTGCACCGCGCGATGGATACCGCCGGCGCGCTGGTGGGTGTGGCGATCTCGCTGGGGCTGTTGCTGATTTTGAAGGGCAGCGAAACGGAATCCACCGCTTTCCGGCAACTGTACTGGCTGGCCTTTCTTCCGGCGGTGATTGGCGTGCTGCTGATCTTTGCCGTGAAAGAGATTCCCCCGAAGAAATCCGCGGCAGACGGTAAGAAGCGCGTGCTGGATTTGCGGTTCGGCAGAGAGTATTATGTGACCTTGATGCTATTTTCGGTGTTCACGCTGGGTAATAGCAGCGATGTTTTTCTGCTGCTGAAGGCGCGGAATGCGGGCTGGACGGCGGAGGCGGTGATTGGCGCGTATCTCTGTTACAATGCCAGTTATTCATTATTGTCCTATCCCATTGGTAAACGCGCCGACCGCATGCCCAAGGGAACGTTGCTGGGATATGGTCTGCTGGTGTTTGCACTGGTGTATATGGGTTTTGCCTGGATGCCGTCGGCGTGGATGATCTGGCCGCTGTTTCTGGTCTATGGAATCTATATCGCCCTGACCGAAGGAGTGAGCAAGGCGCTGATTGCCAATCTTGTTCCCTCTGAAGCACGCGGCACAGCGATTGGGCTTTTTTACATGGTGACGGGACTGTTGGCGGTTGTGGCGAGCATCGCCGCCGGCTTGCTGTGGGACCATGTGTCCTCTGCTGCGCCGTTCTATTTAGGCGCCGCCATGGCATTGTTGGCCGGAGTGGGGTTCCTGGTGTGGCAGAAAAGGGCGGCGCGAGAAGACGTGAGGCTGGAAGCGTGA
- a CDS encoding CBS domain-containing protein has product MKLVDILDDKGRDVITARPEATVLEAVQTLVRHNIGALAVVDREGKLVGMFSERDVLRLSNRTSPPDFSGMRLSEHMTSDLITAQCQTGVEEALSIMTERRIRHLPVLTGGVLRGIVSQGDLVKAMLADARHEAQQLTNVVTGKYPA; this is encoded by the coding sequence ATGAAGCTCGTGGACATCCTGGACGACAAGGGTCGGGACGTGATCACAGCACGTCCGGAAGCAACCGTTCTGGAAGCGGTGCAGACCCTGGTTCGTCACAACATCGGTGCACTGGCCGTAGTGGACCGGGAAGGGAAACTGGTGGGAATGTTCAGCGAGCGGGATGTGCTGCGGCTTTCGAACCGCACCAGCCCGCCGGATTTCTCCGGAATGCGACTGAGCGAGCATATGACCTCCGACCTGATTACGGCCCAGTGCCAGACGGGTGTGGAAGAGGCGCTGTCGATCATGACCGAGCGCCGGATCCGCCATTTGCCGGTGCTTACCGGCGGCGTGCTGCGGGGGATTGTGTCACAGGGGGATCTGGTCAAGGCCATGCTGGCCGATGCCCGGCATGAGGCGCAGCAGTTGACCAACGTGGTGACGGGGAAATACCCGGCTTAG
- a CDS encoding choice-of-anchor J domain-containing protein — protein MWLIAVLLLAALNTGAFALKPVPSNPLATVPTYMDQQGTGRTEGNRVIDSRDGHLQCVGQLSEGPYSGTSEQAARAFLAAHTDWVGLQPSTENLKAVRTAETPMGYHVTFEHMINGVPVYPGDVVVTLSRQNKVLFYYSGLMTVPEKLPTAIALSATDAVSIAHNHLQPKAQPRDDAQTRLVIWAGDNRDFAVCWKVNQFMSDPRGDWEVLVDANTGQIRRAVDKLCYVDGTGLVFRPDPLTTAQATYGQTGYTDGNDANTAQLFAQEFVDTLRDITLTSGTYYLRGPWCYDDDWDPPTSPINTATNPDSFRFNRNAQGFEDVNVYYNIDKSQRWIISLGFNNIQHAPIHADPHGVNGDDNSYYVPSTNRLAWGEGGVDDAEDADVIWHEYGHAIQNGSVPGWGNGDEGGMGEGFGDYWAGSYSNSISTFHNTWVFNWDGHNEWWSGRVLNANYHYPENNGEVHDAGMIWSQPCFETMLDVGRDVMDKIVLQHHFLLGTSATMPTAAQALLTADMSLFGGVHQASIYTHFIPRGLLTAPPVFALTSPNGGDFWPVDSTMSVRWTTGSLGGNVMIELSRSGVAGPWSTLAASVANNGLYTVVVPGPRSTTCRVRISVVGDPTHADTSAADFTISALQLVLSENFESGATGWTHASAGGTWIDQWNLSTQRSHSATHAYKCGDTGTGNYGNLNDARLTSPVMSNLPAGAVFSYWHRIQSELSGTYADSAYDGGIIEVSVNGGTFTRIAPLTGYPKTFRYRSSGGNPATGPMLGQPCFAGVDTVWSQKSFDLSAYAGQNVQIRFRFGSDAGTGQQGWFVDDVQVYAPMAASLSIPVELTCASDGTDIMLRWSGTAAHYKVYSSLSADGPFTQIYTTDQTTITISDPTNMMQFFMVTAWDGN, from the coding sequence ATGTGGTTAATAGCGGTTTTACTTTTGGCAGCCCTGAATACCGGGGCTTTTGCATTGAAGCCAGTGCCGAGCAATCCTCTCGCCACCGTGCCGACGTACATGGATCAGCAAGGCACCGGGCGCACAGAGGGCAACCGGGTCATCGATAGTCGCGACGGTCATTTGCAGTGTGTCGGCCAGCTTTCCGAAGGCCCATATAGCGGGACTTCGGAGCAGGCGGCGCGCGCCTTTCTGGCCGCGCACACCGATTGGGTGGGTCTGCAACCCTCGACAGAGAATTTGAAAGCGGTGCGTACGGCGGAGACCCCGATGGGGTATCACGTCACATTCGAGCACATGATCAACGGCGTGCCGGTATATCCGGGCGACGTGGTGGTGACCCTCAGCCGTCAGAACAAGGTGCTGTTTTATTATTCCGGTTTGATGACTGTTCCCGAGAAGCTGCCGACGGCGATTGCCCTCAGCGCGACGGACGCAGTGTCTATCGCCCATAATCATTTGCAGCCGAAGGCTCAGCCGCGGGATGACGCGCAGACACGGCTGGTGATCTGGGCCGGCGACAACCGGGATTTTGCGGTGTGCTGGAAGGTGAACCAGTTCATGTCCGACCCGCGTGGTGATTGGGAAGTGCTGGTGGATGCCAATACGGGCCAGATCCGCCGCGCCGTTGATAAGCTCTGCTATGTGGACGGCACGGGGCTGGTGTTCCGACCGGATCCACTGACGACGGCGCAGGCGACGTACGGCCAGACAGGGTACACCGACGGCAATGACGCCAATACGGCGCAGCTTTTCGCGCAGGAGTTTGTGGATACGTTGCGGGACATTACACTGACCTCCGGAACCTATTACCTGCGCGGGCCGTGGTGCTATGACGATGACTGGGATCCGCCGACGAGTCCGATTAATACGGCGACCAACCCCGACAGTTTCCGCTTCAACCGCAATGCCCAGGGCTTCGAAGATGTGAACGTCTATTACAACATCGACAAGAGCCAGCGCTGGATTATCTCCCTCGGATTTAATAACATTCAGCACGCTCCGATTCACGCGGACCCGCACGGCGTCAATGGCGACGACAACTCCTATTACGTGCCGAGCACCAACCGGCTGGCCTGGGGTGAAGGCGGCGTGGATGACGCGGAAGATGCGGATGTGATCTGGCACGAGTACGGTCACGCGATTCAGAACGGCTCGGTGCCGGGCTGGGGCAATGGCGACGAAGGCGGCATGGGCGAAGGTTTCGGCGACTACTGGGCCGGTTCCTATTCGAATTCGATTTCGACCTTCCACAATACGTGGGTGTTCAACTGGGACGGCCATAACGAATGGTGGTCGGGACGTGTGTTGAACGCCAACTACCATTACCCGGAAAACAACGGAGAAGTGCACGACGCGGGCATGATCTGGAGTCAGCCGTGTTTCGAAACCATGCTGGATGTGGGGCGCGACGTGATGGATAAGATCGTGCTGCAGCACCACTTCCTGCTGGGCACCAGTGCGACCATGCCCACGGCGGCGCAGGCATTGCTGACGGCGGACATGAGTCTGTTCGGCGGCGTGCATCAGGCGTCCATCTACACGCATTTCATTCCGCGTGGCTTGCTGACGGCTCCGCCGGTATTTGCCTTGACATCACCAAACGGCGGCGACTTCTGGCCGGTGGACAGCACCATGAGCGTGCGCTGGACGACGGGCAGCTTAGGCGGCAATGTGATGATTGAACTGTCGCGCAGCGGTGTGGCCGGGCCGTGGAGCACCCTGGCGGCATCGGTGGCCAATAACGGTTTGTACACTGTGGTGGTTCCCGGCCCGCGGTCTACGACGTGCCGGGTGCGGATTTCCGTGGTCGGCGATCCGACGCATGCTGACACCTCGGCGGCGGATTTCACGATCAGCGCGCTGCAACTGGTGCTGTCGGAGAATTTCGAGAGCGGCGCAACGGGCTGGACGCACGCGTCGGCAGGCGGCACGTGGATTGACCAATGGAATCTGTCCACGCAACGGTCCCACAGCGCCACGCACGCCTACAAGTGCGGCGACACGGGCACGGGTAATTACGGCAATTTGAATGACGCGCGGCTGACGTCTCCGGTGATGAGCAATCTTCCCGCCGGCGCAGTGTTCAGCTATTGGCACCGAATTCAGTCGGAGCTTTCCGGGACTTATGCGGACTCGGCGTATGACGGCGGCATCATCGAAGTCTCAGTCAACGGCGGAACGTTCACCCGCATCGCGCCGCTGACGGGATACCCCAAGACGTTCCGTTATCGCAGCAGCGGCGGCAACCCGGCGACGGGACCGATGCTCGGACAACCGTGTTTTGCGGGCGTGGATACGGTGTGGTCACAGAAGAGCTTTGACCTGTCCGCGTATGCCGGGCAGAATGTGCAGATCCGTTTCCGGTTCGGCAGCGACGCCGGAACCGGACAGCAGGGTTGGTTTGTGGATGATGTGCAGGTGTATGCGCCGATGGCGGCGAGCCTTTCGATTCCCGTGGAGTTGACCTGCGCTTCGGACGGCACGGACATCATGCTACGCTGGTCGGGAACCGCCGCGCACTACAAGGTCTACTCGAGTCTGTCGGCGGACGGACCATTCACACAAATCTACACCACCGATCAGACGACCATCACGATTTCCGATCCGACCAACATGATGCAGTTCTTCATGGTGACGGCGTGGGACGGCAACTGA
- a CDS encoding class I SAM-dependent methyltransferase, producing the protein MKAIDYDPFKAVLGKWVSHNVFLRKLFYAMLGALFLRQWHVRKELRRIARKKDVHDVFDAGSGYGQYSYFMSKLFPHAEIQAVDVKEEQVHDCRRFMHKLKKRNCVFMVDDLTTFKRPEQFDLALSVDVMEHILDDAAVYRNVFESLRPGGLFVIATPRTPKEESHQHLESVVGEHVREGYTKREFIEKLSTAGFQIEKMGRTYGPVWGRFAWTVLQRIPMRLLSTSKWFILIVAPWLLVFYLPAALSMFIDVTWPSPHGGGWLVVAKKNG; encoded by the coding sequence GTGAAAGCGATAGACTACGATCCTTTTAAAGCGGTGTTGGGCAAATGGGTATCGCACAATGTGTTTTTGCGCAAGCTCTTTTATGCGATGCTGGGCGCGCTTTTTTTGCGGCAGTGGCACGTGCGCAAGGAACTGCGGCGTATCGCGCGCAAGAAGGATGTGCACGACGTGTTCGACGCGGGATCGGGGTACGGCCAGTATAGCTACTTTATGAGTAAACTGTTTCCTCACGCGGAAATCCAGGCGGTAGACGTCAAAGAGGAGCAGGTTCATGACTGCCGCCGCTTTATGCACAAGCTGAAAAAGCGGAACTGCGTGTTCATGGTGGATGACCTGACGACGTTCAAACGGCCGGAGCAGTTCGATCTGGCGCTGTCGGTGGATGTGATGGAGCATATTCTCGATGACGCCGCGGTATACCGCAATGTATTCGAATCTCTGCGGCCCGGCGGCCTGTTTGTGATTGCCACGCCGCGCACGCCGAAGGAAGAATCCCATCAGCACCTCGAGAGTGTTGTCGGCGAGCACGTGCGGGAAGGCTACACGAAGCGCGAGTTCATCGAGAAGTTGTCCACGGCGGGATTTCAGATCGAAAAGATGGGGCGGACTTATGGACCCGTGTGGGGACGGTTCGCGTGGACCGTGCTGCAGCGGATTCCCATGCGGCTGCTGTCCACATCCAAATGGTTTATTCTGATTGTGGCGCCGTGGCTGCTGGTCTTTTATCTGCCCGCTGCGCTGAGCATGTTCATCGACGTGACGTGGCCGAGCCCGCATGGCGGCGGCTGGCTGGTGGTAGCGAAAAAGAACGGATAG
- a CDS encoding glycosyltransferase, translated as MRIVLFGPVYPFRGGVPHFTAALTRALRDAGHEVKLVNFETLFPKLFFPGKSQTDDSPHAVPLESERVFVAWKPKTWKATARIIEAFRPDLIAAMWWMPPFGPGYRGVARALSAEYRRRLVYVIHDVVSHERRPGDVYLAKMALRTASKFLVLSRAEERRLKQLLPDVAEERIYFAPHPPFDRYRVFSGTVQDARRQLGVEAERVLLFFGFVRHYKGLDLLLRAMPQIVRENGDVKLAVCGPIHERRARYEKLLDETGMRERVVLHDHYFSGEEVSMCFAAADAVVLPYRSATQSGVIPTALALETPVISTRAGGLDEAMRDGQMGVVIEQAESAAIAAAVKRFYDAGGRAAFESGVREAAKRQSWQEFAGVLERLKAEI; from the coding sequence GTGAGGATTGTGCTGTTTGGTCCGGTGTATCCGTTTCGCGGCGGGGTGCCGCATTTTACGGCGGCGCTGACACGAGCGCTGCGGGATGCAGGGCACGAGGTGAAGCTGGTCAATTTCGAAACGCTCTTTCCCAAACTGTTTTTCCCGGGGAAATCCCAGACGGATGATTCTCCCCATGCGGTGCCGCTGGAATCGGAACGGGTGTTTGTCGCGTGGAAGCCAAAGACATGGAAAGCCACCGCGCGCATCATCGAAGCGTTCAGGCCTGACCTGATTGCGGCGATGTGGTGGATGCCACCGTTTGGGCCGGGATATCGCGGCGTGGCGCGGGCCTTGTCAGCGGAGTATCGCCGGCGGCTGGTATATGTGATCCACGACGTGGTCTCCCATGAGCGGCGGCCCGGAGATGTGTATCTGGCGAAGATGGCGCTGCGCACGGCGAGCAAATTCCTGGTGCTGAGCCGCGCCGAAGAGCGTCGGCTCAAGCAGTTGCTGCCGGATGTGGCGGAGGAGCGAATCTATTTTGCGCCGCATCCGCCGTTCGACCGGTACCGAGTGTTTTCGGGGACGGTGCAGGACGCGCGCAGGCAATTAGGTGTTGAGGCGGAGCGGGTGCTGCTGTTTTTTGGTTTTGTGCGGCACTATAAGGGGCTGGATCTGCTGCTGCGCGCCATGCCGCAGATTGTGCGGGAAAACGGCGACGTAAAGCTGGCGGTGTGCGGTCCGATCCATGAGCGGCGTGCGCGCTATGAGAAGCTGCTGGATGAAACGGGAATGCGCGAGCGGGTGGTGCTGCACGACCACTACTTCTCCGGCGAGGAGGTCTCCATGTGTTTTGCAGCGGCGGATGCCGTGGTGCTGCCGTACCGCAGCGCGACACAGTCGGGAGTGATTCCCACGGCGCTGGCGCTGGAGACTCCGGTGATTTCCACCCGGGCCGGAGGGCTGGATGAAGCGATGCGCGACGGGCAGATGGGGGTGGTGATTGAGCAGGCCGAGTCTGCCGCGATCGCCGCCGCGGTGAAGCGGTTTTATGATGCGGGGGGCCGCGCGGCCTTCGAGTCTGGCGTGCGTGAGGCGGCGAAGCGGCAGAGTTGGCAAGAGTTTGCAGGCGTGTTGGAAAGGCTAAAGGCAGAGATTTGA